CCGGTCACAGGAAAGATCCCCGCCGATGCACAGCAGCCCGTCAGACCGGGCCAGCCATGGCGGCGGGAATTCCAGGCGGGAGGACAATCGAAACAAAGGCATTCAGTCTTTAAACTGAAATGTCAATTGATCATTTTTCAGTCCAATCAGAATTTTACCGCCTTTTGTCAGTTTGCCGAACAGAATTTCATCCGTGAGCCGGTCTTTGATCTGCACCTGAATCAGGCGGGCCAGGGGCCGTGCTCCGAATTTGGGATCATAGCCTTTTTGGGCCAGGTAAGACCGCACCGAAGCGGAATAGCTCACGCGGATCTGCCGCGCCTTGAGCATCTGTTTAAGCTCATCCATGTCTTTGTCCACAATTTTTTCCATGGTGGCTGTGGACAGGTGGTTGAACTGAACAATGCCGTCCAGCCGGTTGCGGAATTCAGGACTGAACGTCTGTTCCACGGCCTTCAATCCCCGGGTGTCACCGGTGGTTTCCTGAGCACCGAATCCGATGCTGTTGGCACTCATCTCCCTGGCCCCGGCGTTGGAAGTCATAATAATGACCACGTTGCGGAAATCCGCCGCTTTGCCGTTATTGTCCGTCAGCGTGGCATAATCCATCACCTGAAGCAGGATATTGTACAGATCCATATGTGCTTTTTCGATTTCATCCAGCAGCAGGACACAATAGGGATGTTTGCGGATGCCGTCGGTGAGAATGCCGCCCTGATCAAATCCCACATACCCCGGCGGAGCACCGATCAATCGGGACACGGCGTGTTTCTCCATATATTCACTCATGTCAAACCGCAGAAATTCGATCCCCATGTTGGCGGCCAGCTGTTTGGCCACTTCGGTTTTGCCCACCCCTGTGGGTCCTGTGAACAAAAACGAACCCACAGGCCGGTCCGGTGCGGCCAGCCCGGCCCGGGACCGCTTGATGGCGGTGGTCAGGATTTGAATGGCATCGTCTTGTCCGAAAATCACATTGGAGAGCCGTTCCGGCAATGATTCCAGATTGGCCTTGTCTGTGGCGGTCACAGATGTCACCGGCACTTTGGCGATTTTGGCCACTATGGTTTCAATGTCTTTGGGTGTAACATTTTTGCGGTTGGCGGCCCCTTTGAGGCGCAGATATGCCCCGGTCTCATCCATCACATCAATGGCCTTGTCCGGCAGAAACCGGTCATTGATATATTTATCAGACAGATATGCGGCCGCTTCAATGGTCTGATCTGAATAGTTCAGGCCATGGTGTTCTTCATAGTAGGGCCGCAATCCCATGAGAATCATGCGGGTATCTTCCACACTGGGTTCGGACACTTCTATTTTTTCAAACCGCCGGGAAAAGGCCCGGTCTTTTTCAAAATGGTTTTTGTATTCCTCATAGGTGGTGGTACCGATACACTTGATATCCCCGGAAGAAAGGGCCGGTTTCAGGATATTGGAGGCATCCATGGAACCGGAACTGGTGGCACCCGCCCCCACCACAGTATGGATTTCGTCGATAACCAGCAAGGCGTTTTCTTTTTCTTCCAGGGCAGTGATCACATCTTTGAGCCGCTGTTCAAAATCACCTCTGTATTTGGTACCGGCCAGCAACGCCCCCATATCCAGGGAAAACAATTCACTGTCTTCGAGCAGGGCCGGCACTTCATGCTGATGGATTTTTAAAGCCAGGCCTTCAGCAATAGCGGTTTTCCCCACCCCGGGATCTCCCACTAAAATGGGATTGTTTTTCCGGCGGCGGCACAGCACCTGCATCACCCGGTCCAGTTCATTTTCCCGGCCGATGATCGGGTCGATCCGGTTGTTTGCCGCTTTGGTCAGCAGATTGGTGGTAAACAGCTCCAACGGGTCTTTTTTCTTTTGCCGCTGGGTTCTGCGGTCATCCATTTTAAACATTTTCTGGGCCGGGTCCGGGGTCTGTTTGGATTTTTTGTCCGTTGCCGTGGCATGGGAAATATGCCGCAGTACATCCAGACGGGTAATTCCTTCCGATTCCAGATAAAACGCGGCATGGGAATCTTTTTCCTGAAAAATGGATGCCAGGATGTCTCCCAGATTGACCTCGCTTTTTTCAGCGGACCGGGCATGGTTGATGGCCCGCTGGATCATGCGCTGAAACCCGATGGTCTGCTGAAGCACATATTCTTCCTGAGAATCGATTTTGGTGAGTTTTTCATCAAAAAATTTTTCCAGTTCCTGTTTGATCTGTTCAGGATTTCCCCCGCACTTTTCTATGGTATCGGAACCGGATTCATGGTTCAGGATCGCATAAAGAACATGTTCTACACAGACATATTCATGCCGTCTTTTTTTGGCTTCCCTTACGGCAAACCCGAGGGCAGTGCTCAGTTCCTTGCTAATCATATTTGCCTTACTCCTTTTCCATGGTACTTTTTAAAGGAAATCCCCGGCTGCTGGCCAGGTGATGCACCGTCTCGACTTTGGTTTCTGCGATTTCTCTGGTATATATGCCACACACTGCGTTTCCTTTATGATGTATATTAAGCATAGTTTGCGTCGCTTTTTCAAGTGGTTTTCCAAAA
Above is a window of Desulfotignum balticum DSM 7044 DNA encoding:
- the clpA gene encoding ATP-dependent Clp protease ATP-binding subunit ClpA, which encodes MISKELSTALGFAVREAKKRRHEYVCVEHVLYAILNHESGSDTIEKCGGNPEQIKQELEKFFDEKLTKIDSQEEYVLQQTIGFQRMIQRAINHARSAEKSEVNLGDILASIFQEKDSHAAFYLESEGITRLDVLRHISHATATDKKSKQTPDPAQKMFKMDDRRTQRQKKKDPLELFTTNLLTKAANNRIDPIIGRENELDRVMQVLCRRRKNNPILVGDPGVGKTAIAEGLALKIHQHEVPALLEDSELFSLDMGALLAGTKYRGDFEQRLKDVITALEEKENALLVIDEIHTVVGAGATSSGSMDASNILKPALSSGDIKCIGTTTYEEYKNHFEKDRAFSRRFEKIEVSEPSVEDTRMILMGLRPYYEEHHGLNYSDQTIEAAAYLSDKYINDRFLPDKAIDVMDETGAYLRLKGAANRKNVTPKDIETIVAKIAKVPVTSVTATDKANLESLPERLSNVIFGQDDAIQILTTAIKRSRAGLAAPDRPVGSFLFTGPTGVGKTEVAKQLAANMGIEFLRFDMSEYMEKHAVSRLIGAPPGYVGFDQGGILTDGIRKHPYCVLLLDEIEKAHMDLYNILLQVMDYATLTDNNGKAADFRNVVIIMTSNAGAREMSANSIGFGAQETTGDTRGLKAVEQTFSPEFRNRLDGIVQFNHLSTATMEKIVDKDMDELKQMLKARQIRVSYSASVRSYLAQKGYDPKFGARPLARLIQVQIKDRLTDEILFGKLTKGGKILIGLKNDQLTFQFKD
- a CDS encoding ATP-dependent Clp protease adaptor ClpS; this encodes MASTDFQTRTDIFSKTRKELPPQYKVILHNDDYTTMEFVVEILITVFGKPLEKATQTMLNIHHKGNAVCGIYTREIAETKVETVHHLASSRGFPLKSTMEKE